One region of Ahniella affigens genomic DNA includes:
- a CDS encoding polysaccharide deacetylase family protein, whose amino-acid sequence MRRKRMWRRWQAWVLLLPLLLIMTTAAVWNLCKSRTFQVAGVLVARVETEAPMVALTFDDGPNANALAALLPILAAHGVQATFFVTGAELERHPELGQQLLAAGHELGNHSFSHQRMVFKSAAFVENEIERTDALIRAAGAEGEILFRPPYGAKGITLPRYLERTGRRTIMWDVEPDSKRGKTATSERITETTLAETRPGSIILLHVMYPSRQASLAAVPRIIEGLKARGYNFVTVSALLDSTSPTKAQPSAMPEA is encoded by the coding sequence ATGAGACGTAAGCGAATGTGGCGGCGATGGCAAGCCTGGGTGCTCTTGTTGCCCTTATTGCTCATCATGACCACTGCGGCGGTCTGGAACCTTTGCAAGTCACGCACGTTCCAGGTTGCTGGGGTTTTGGTCGCTCGTGTTGAGACTGAAGCACCGATGGTAGCCCTGACTTTTGACGACGGCCCTAATGCCAACGCGCTAGCCGCCTTGCTGCCCATTCTCGCTGCCCACGGCGTCCAGGCAACGTTCTTTGTCACGGGCGCGGAGCTCGAGCGCCATCCTGAACTCGGCCAGCAATTGCTTGCAGCCGGACATGAGTTGGGCAACCACAGTTTTAGCCATCAGCGAATGGTGTTCAAGTCCGCGGCCTTTGTCGAAAACGAGATCGAGCGGACGGATGCATTGATCCGCGCAGCGGGCGCTGAAGGCGAAATCCTGTTCCGACCGCCATATGGCGCCAAGGGCATCACGCTGCCCCGCTATCTCGAACGCACCGGGCGACGCACGATCATGTGGGATGTTGAACCCGACTCCAAGCGGGGCAAGACCGCAACATCCGAGCGCATCACGGAGACCACATTGGCTGAAACGCGCCCAGGGTCGATCATCTTGCTGCACGTGATGTATCCCAGCCGACAAGCGTCATTGGCAGCCGTGCCCCGCATCATCGAGGGACTGAAGGCCCGTGGCTACAATTTTGTCACCGTGTCGGCGCTATTGGATTCAACGTCACCAACCAAGGCGCAACCGAGCGCGATGCCCGAGGCATGA
- a CDS encoding GrpB family protein — translation MNRTICIGPYDPSWATRFQSAADELLHLLGTQVLAIHHIGSTAVPGLVAKPTIDLLMEVRDLDALALYRSGFETLGYVWRGENGISGRCYFQRGKSTRTHHLHAYVAGHPEVARHLRFRDYLLAHPEAVEQYSRAKFEARAASAGVAAAYQQHKSAVVESIAASALRWSQANSRDCRPSN, via the coding sequence ATGAACCGCACAATTTGCATCGGCCCCTACGACCCGAGCTGGGCCACACGCTTTCAGTCTGCAGCAGATGAGTTGCTGCACTTGCTTGGCACCCAGGTACTCGCGATTCACCATATCGGCAGCACGGCGGTGCCTGGACTAGTCGCCAAGCCCACCATCGATCTGCTCATGGAAGTCCGCGATCTCGATGCCTTGGCTTTGTATCGATCCGGCTTCGAAACACTGGGCTATGTTTGGCGCGGCGAGAACGGCATTAGCGGCCGGTGCTATTTTCAGCGCGGTAAATCGACGCGCACGCATCATCTGCACGCCTACGTTGCCGGCCACCCGGAAGTCGCCCGGCATCTGCGGTTTCGGGACTACCTACTGGCGCACCCTGAAGCGGTCGAACAGTATTCCCGCGCGAAATTCGAAGCACGCGCTGCAAGCGCTGGTGTGGCGGCTGCTTATCAGCAACACAAATCGGCAGTCGTTGAATCGATTGCCGCAAGCGCGTTGCGCTGGTCGCAGGCAAACTCGCGCGATTGCCGCCCAAGCAACTGA
- a CDS encoding NADPH-dependent F420 reductase — MSQTISILGAGNVGMALATALTRAGDAVVVGVPDRDKYRDQFAAQLPSVRLLGTDAAITAGDVIILAVPYSALGTIAAMRTDWHSKILVDATNPLAPGLSGLSLGTHTSGAETLAAMASGARVVKAFNTTGAENLADSRYPGGVPFMPVCGDDAAAKQHVMALATRIGFDAVDAGSLAAARYLEPFAMTWIHLAIKMGHGRSFAFSRLQRA, encoded by the coding sequence ATGAGCCAGACCATCAGCATTCTCGGCGCGGGCAATGTGGGCATGGCATTGGCCACCGCACTCACCCGCGCTGGTGACGCCGTTGTCGTTGGCGTACCGGACCGAGACAAATATCGTGACCAATTTGCCGCTCAACTCCCCAGCGTGCGTCTGCTGGGAACCGATGCCGCAATCACTGCAGGCGACGTGATTATTCTCGCCGTGCCTTACAGCGCGCTAGGCACCATAGCCGCGATGCGGACTGACTGGCACAGCAAGATTCTCGTAGACGCAACGAACCCCTTGGCACCCGGACTGAGTGGCCTGAGCCTTGGCACTCACACCTCCGGTGCAGAAACTCTGGCCGCCATGGCTTCTGGAGCGCGCGTCGTCAAAGCATTCAACACGACCGGTGCCGAGAACCTGGCAGACAGTCGGTATCCAGGCGGCGTGCCGTTCATGCCGGTTTGTGGTGACGATGCGGCGGCCAAACAACACGTCATGGCCTTGGCAACACGGATCGGTTTTGACGCGGTCGATGCAGGCAGTTTGGCGGCAGCTCGATATTTGGAACCCTTTGCGATGACTTGGATACATCTCGCCATCAAGATGGGTCATGGCCGATCGTTCGCGTTTTCCCGCTTGCAGCGTGCTTGA
- a CDS encoding type 1 glutamine amidotransferase domain-containing protein yields the protein MSLRDPNPSSTSKPKRVAIVIANPAISSSTGWPVGFWWSELTHPYHVFAEAGYEVELFSPNGGACQADAMSDPNDSSGYSRTDLISQGFIHTPELRALIDQTRPVREIAIDRFDAILVAGGQAPMFTFEPATDLHQIFAAFHGEGKVAAALCHGVAILAYARNQDGRLIAEGKTVTGFANVEEDFADNAVWTYGLLPRDQHVMPWRIEDRLRALGANYVHAGLWRSFAIRDGNLITGQQNFSGEETARLIVETLGR from the coding sequence ATGAGCCTTCGCGACCCCAATCCCAGCTCGACCTCCAAACCCAAGCGTGTGGCGATCGTGATCGCCAATCCGGCCATTTCGAGCAGCACTGGCTGGCCGGTCGGCTTCTGGTGGAGTGAACTGACCCACCCGTATCACGTGTTCGCCGAAGCTGGCTACGAGGTCGAATTATTCAGCCCCAATGGCGGCGCCTGTCAGGCTGATGCCATGAGTGATCCGAATGACTCAAGTGGCTATAGCCGGACGGACTTGATCAGCCAGGGGTTCATCCACACCCCCGAACTGCGCGCATTGATCGACCAGACGCGCCCGGTTCGCGAGATCGCAATTGACCGTTTCGATGCCATTCTGGTGGCAGGCGGACAAGCACCGATGTTCACGTTCGAACCGGCAACCGACTTGCACCAGATCTTTGCGGCATTTCACGGCGAGGGCAAAGTGGCGGCGGCGCTTTGCCACGGCGTGGCGATCCTCGCATACGCCCGTAACCAAGACGGCCGGCTGATTGCCGAAGGCAAGACGGTAACGGGTTTCGCCAATGTCGAAGAGGACTTCGCCGACAATGCCGTCTGGACCTATGGCCTGCTGCCGCGCGATCAGCATGTCATGCCCTGGCGGATCGAAGATCGCCTGCGGGCACTGGGCGCAAACTACGTGCACGCTGGCTTGTGGCGCAGTTTCGCGATACGAGACGGCAACCTGATCACCGGCCAGCAGAACTTTTCAGGCGAAGAGACCGCGCGCTTGATCGTCGAAACCCTTGGTCGCTAA
- a CDS encoding LysR family transcriptional regulator — MDFIQLQAFVKVVQTGSFTRAADLLDTQKAHVSRLVSQLERELGVRLLSRSTRALSLTEIGREFFERASVILASVDEATREVQKAQGQPRGTLRLTCGVEFGMIAVSAWIRDYLQQYPDVQVDADFTSRVVDLVHEGFDLAIRVGPLNDSNLAARKLGELRYGLFAAPDYLIRHTPPVAPEDLSAHPTLVFAGGSHHPVWTLSHNGQSQRISLQPRLKANNVFAIRDAAMAAQGIALLPRVVADPAVTKGVLQAVLPLWEAPNVPVHAVFASARYLTPKVRAFIDLAVAQMQGVSEQS; from the coding sequence ATGGACTTCATCCAGCTCCAGGCTTTCGTTAAGGTCGTTCAAACCGGCAGCTTTACCCGTGCCGCCGATCTTCTGGACACTCAAAAGGCACACGTGTCCAGATTGGTCTCGCAGCTTGAACGCGAACTCGGTGTGCGCCTGCTGTCGCGTTCAACTCGGGCTTTGTCCTTGACCGAGATCGGACGCGAGTTCTTTGAGCGTGCAAGCGTGATCCTCGCATCGGTCGATGAGGCAACGCGCGAAGTCCAGAAGGCGCAGGGTCAGCCACGTGGCACGCTCCGTCTGACCTGTGGGGTCGAGTTCGGGATGATTGCCGTGAGCGCCTGGATCCGCGACTACCTGCAGCAGTATCCGGACGTTCAGGTGGACGCCGATTTCACGAGTCGCGTCGTCGACTTGGTCCACGAGGGCTTTGATCTAGCGATTCGCGTTGGACCGCTGAATGACTCCAATCTGGCGGCACGCAAGCTCGGTGAGCTCCGCTATGGTCTTTTCGCTGCACCCGATTACCTGATTCGGCATACGCCGCCAGTAGCGCCAGAAGATTTGTCGGCGCATCCGACCCTGGTGTTTGCGGGCGGTAGCCATCACCCAGTCTGGACGCTTTCCCACAATGGCCAGAGCCAACGGATCAGCTTGCAACCGCGACTGAAGGCCAACAACGTGTTTGCAATCCGCGACGCCGCAATGGCCGCACAGGGCATCGCCCTGTTGCCTCGGGTCGTCGCTGATCCGGCCGTAACGAAAGGCGTGTTGCAGGCAGTATTGCCATTGTGGGAAGCCCCCAACGTGCCCGTGCACGCCGTGTTCGCCAGCGCTCGCTACCTGACCCCAAAAGTGCGTGCGTTTATCGATCTGGCTGTGGCACAGATGCAAGGTGTGAGTGAACAGTCATGA
- a CDS encoding molybdopterin-dependent oxidoreductase encodes MTASLHKTACPLCSRNCGITVEVEQGKLGKIRGDDAHPNTRGYMCQKAARLAYYQEHRERLREPLKRREDGSFEAISWEQALSEIAAKLSKIRDQHGGDAFAFVGGGGQGNHLGAVYSASQLCKAMGSRYIYNSLGQEKTPDFWLNGRLFGDQRCHTTEDVEHADFVLFIGCNPFQSHGIANARDTLRALRKSADRTMVVIDPRRTETAEQADVHLQLRPGTDAFLMAAMLAIMLRDGLLDREFIALHCTGFEQIEPLLAAVPIEDYVRRADVPLAEVEAVAQGFARAKSACVRIDLGIQHTLHTTLNGYLEKLLYLLTGNFGKRGGNNLHTFLLPILGHTDERVQKRGRPLKRTQYHQMFPIAGVLPPNILPDEILKAGEKRVRAVFVDSSNPLLTYADTDAYRRAFAALELLVTVDVAMTETARASHYVLPAASQFEKWEAAGFTFEFPDNFFHLRAPLLPATGDALPEAEIYTRLLEAMGLIPKSMPWLRRIARFEPGFTNHLVYLGALGVVLSRHRSWRDFAASILYRTLGPSLRNGAAAAAPLLPLAKMFVDRYGEAVARAGFDGPVWTRAAKLFAGILSSDSGLMISRHTHEEVWSLLATADRKVHLAIPEMLGDLAALQRESEPTPDEAYPFVLMAGERRSYNANQILRDPAWRKVDPDGALRIHPDDAAALSLHDGGLAQCESRRGRIVVSVSIDASVRRGVVSLPHGYGMEIETGQQIGPAINRLTASDDCDPFTKTPYHKHVRVALCAIQSDASAA; translated from the coding sequence ATGACGGCTTCGCTCCACAAAACGGCGTGTCCACTGTGTTCCAGAAACTGCGGCATCACCGTGGAAGTGGAACAAGGCAAGTTGGGTAAAATTCGCGGCGACGACGCGCATCCCAACACGCGTGGCTACATGTGCCAGAAGGCGGCGCGGCTGGCCTATTACCAGGAGCATCGAGAGCGCCTGCGCGAGCCGTTGAAGCGACGGGAAGATGGCAGCTTCGAAGCGATCTCCTGGGAGCAGGCGCTCAGTGAGATTGCTGCCAAGTTGAGCAAGATTCGCGATCAGCATGGGGGCGATGCATTCGCATTCGTGGGTGGCGGTGGCCAAGGCAATCATTTGGGTGCGGTCTATAGCGCGAGTCAGCTGTGTAAGGCCATGGGCAGCCGCTACATCTACAACTCGCTGGGACAGGAAAAGACGCCGGATTTCTGGCTGAATGGTCGCTTGTTTGGCGATCAGCGTTGCCACACCACAGAAGATGTCGAGCACGCGGACTTCGTGTTGTTCATCGGCTGCAATCCATTTCAGTCGCATGGTATTGCCAATGCCCGCGATACGTTGCGGGCGTTAAGGAAGTCCGCGGATCGGACCATGGTGGTCATTGATCCGCGCCGCACCGAGACCGCGGAGCAGGCCGATGTGCATCTGCAATTGCGCCCGGGCACCGATGCTTTTCTGATGGCGGCCATGCTGGCCATCATGTTGCGCGATGGGTTGCTTGATCGCGAATTCATCGCCTTGCATTGCACGGGTTTTGAGCAGATCGAGCCCTTGCTGGCGGCCGTGCCGATCGAGGATTACGTACGTCGGGCCGATGTTCCACTCGCAGAAGTGGAGGCGGTCGCGCAAGGATTTGCGCGTGCGAAATCGGCATGCGTGCGCATCGATCTCGGCATCCAGCATACGCTGCATACCACGCTCAACGGCTATCTGGAAAAACTGCTCTATTTGCTCACCGGCAATTTCGGCAAGCGCGGCGGCAACAATCTGCATACCTTTCTGCTGCCGATTCTTGGTCATACGGACGAGCGCGTGCAGAAGCGGGGCAGGCCGCTGAAACGCACCCAGTATCATCAGATGTTTCCGATTGCGGGCGTGCTGCCGCCGAATATTTTGCCTGACGAGATTCTGAAAGCGGGCGAGAAGCGCGTACGAGCCGTGTTTGTCGACAGCAGCAATCCCTTGCTGACCTATGCGGACACCGATGCCTATCGGCGCGCGTTCGCCGCATTGGAACTCTTGGTCACGGTCGATGTGGCGATGACCGAAACCGCACGCGCCTCGCACTATGTACTGCCAGCCGCCTCGCAATTCGAGAAATGGGAAGCGGCCGGATTCACCTTTGAGTTTCCGGACAACTTCTTTCATCTACGTGCCCCTTTATTGCCAGCCACAGGCGACGCATTGCCTGAGGCCGAGATCTATACCCGCCTACTGGAGGCAATGGGACTAATTCCGAAGTCCATGCCGTGGCTCAGACGGATTGCGCGCTTCGAGCCGGGATTCACGAACCATCTCGTCTATCTGGGGGCGCTTGGCGTCGTGCTGTCCCGGCATCGCTCGTGGCGGGATTTTGCCGCGAGTATTCTGTATCGCACGCTCGGCCCGAGTCTGCGGAATGGTGCTGCGGCCGCAGCACCCTTGCTGCCCTTGGCCAAGATGTTTGTGGATCGCTATGGCGAGGCGGTTGCACGTGCGGGCTTTGACGGGCCGGTTTGGACACGTGCCGCAAAATTGTTCGCGGGGATTCTGTCATCTGATTCCGGGCTGATGATTAGCCGGCATACGCACGAGGAAGTCTGGTCCTTGCTCGCCACAGCTGATCGCAAAGTGCATCTCGCGATCCCGGAAATGCTGGGCGATCTTGCTGCCTTGCAACGGGAGTCTGAGCCCACGCCCGACGAGGCATATCCGTTTGTGCTGATGGCTGGCGAGCGGCGCAGCTACAACGCCAATCAGATCCTGCGCGATCCGGCTTGGCGCAAGGTAGACCCAGACGGTGCCCTGCGCATACATCCCGACGATGCCGCAGCGTTGTCGCTTCACGATGGCGGCTTGGCCCAATGCGAATCACGACGCGGGCGGATCGTAGTCAGCGTGTCAATAGATGCCAGCGTCCGGCGCGGTGTGGTGAGTCTGCCGCACGGTTACGGCATGGAAATTGAAACGGGGCAGCAAATCGGTCCGGCGATCAATCGTCTGACTGCCAGTGATGATTGCGATCCGTTTACCAAGACGCCGTATCACAAGCACGTTCGGGTCGCGTTGTGCGCAATTCAATCGGACGCGAGTGCAGCGTGA
- a CDS encoding flavin monoamine oxidase family protein, whose amino-acid sequence MKRRLLLTQCGLAGLLPMLPSGRARAARRRDAAEVDVLVIGAGMAGLAAASHLRDAGLQVQVLDARSRLGGRVWTSRAWPDLPMDLGASWIHGAQGNPMTALARAAGVKTVATSYERALAFDAAGKVIRGGSLRHFETVQERAEAALKAAGDAKRDQSARNAVAKLRREWQDDPQSLRELEFVLNSTLEQEFGGSAADLSSYWMDDGEGFDGEDRLFPDGYGQLIAHLARGISVQLNDAVQTIDWQHDLIEVRTTQRRWTAEQVVVTVPLGVLKANSIVFTPGLPKRKQEAIEGLGMGLLNKCALRFENVFWPDDFDWLEFVGERTGEWAEWISFARAIGAPVLLGFHAADQARALERRSDQETIAAAMRVLRHLFGADTPDPVAAQITRWARDPFAFGAYSYNPVGVHPRIRDDLAESLEDRLHFAGEATTRAHFGTVHGAYLSGQRAALAVLATLA is encoded by the coding sequence ATGAAGCGCCGATTATTGTTGACGCAATGTGGTTTGGCGGGCTTGCTTCCGATGCTGCCCTCAGGGCGCGCTCGCGCTGCACGGCGGCGGGACGCTGCGGAAGTCGATGTGCTGGTGATTGGCGCCGGAATGGCCGGTCTGGCGGCGGCATCGCATCTGCGCGACGCGGGTTTGCAAGTGCAGGTTCTGGACGCGCGCTCACGATTGGGCGGGCGGGTCTGGACCAGTCGCGCTTGGCCCGATCTACCAATGGACTTGGGGGCGAGCTGGATTCATGGTGCTCAGGGCAATCCGATGACGGCATTGGCGCGCGCGGCGGGCGTCAAGACGGTCGCGACGTCTTACGAGCGCGCGTTGGCCTTTGATGCTGCGGGCAAGGTGATCCGGGGCGGTAGCCTGCGACACTTCGAGACCGTGCAGGAGCGTGCCGAAGCGGCCCTGAAAGCCGCGGGAGATGCGAAACGTGACCAGTCGGCTCGAAACGCCGTGGCCAAGCTTCGGCGCGAATGGCAGGACGATCCGCAGTCTTTGCGCGAATTGGAATTTGTGCTGAACAGTACTTTGGAGCAGGAGTTCGGTGGCAGTGCGGCGGATTTGTCGAGCTACTGGATGGATGATGGCGAAGGATTTGATGGCGAGGATCGCTTGTTTCCGGACGGGTACGGGCAGTTGATCGCGCACTTAGCACGTGGGATTTCTGTTCAGCTGAATGACGCGGTGCAGACGATTGATTGGCAACATGATCTTATCGAAGTTCGAACCACGCAGCGTCGCTGGACCGCCGAGCAAGTCGTGGTGACGGTACCGCTCGGCGTGTTGAAGGCCAACAGCATCGTCTTCACGCCGGGCTTGCCAAAGCGCAAGCAGGAAGCCATCGAGGGTCTCGGCATGGGCCTTCTGAACAAATGCGCGTTGCGCTTTGAGAACGTGTTCTGGCCCGATGATTTCGACTGGTTGGAATTTGTCGGCGAGCGCACGGGCGAATGGGCCGAATGGATCAGCTTTGCCCGCGCCATCGGTGCACCCGTGCTGCTGGGGTTTCATGCGGCCGATCAGGCGCGGGCCTTGGAGCGGCGCTCGGATCAAGAGACCATCGCTGCCGCGATGCGCGTCTTGCGGCATCTGTTTGGGGCCGACACACCCGATCCTGTTGCAGCGCAGATCACCCGCTGGGCCAGAGATCCATTCGCGTTCGGCGCGTATTCGTACAATCCCGTTGGCGTGCACCCACGCATTCGCGACGATTTGGCGGAAAGCCTGGAAGATCGATTGCATTTTGCCGGCGAGGCGACCACCCGAGCCCACTTCGGCACTGTGCACGGCGCCTATCTTTCCGGTCAGCGAGCGGCTTTGGCCGTACTTGCCACGTTGGCCTGA
- a CDS encoding GNAT family N-acetyltransferase — MSPRTFQLRDADYQADFPALQSIREPVFITEQQFPLAEEWDALDPLSRHVLAIDADGKPIATGRLTPEHKIGRMAVLPAWRGAGVGLAIVQRLIDIARELGYESVSLHSQMHAIPFYQRAGFVAEGEPFDECGAPHQNMRLPLKAANLPGKVLQVDRAASVRAAAIEIAKSARHGLCLASRELEFELYDDETFIEALKAVALSGRGALVRLLIDDVRLALERDHRLIQLAQRLSSKIEVRRPNPEYAGNDRPALLLNDQGGWLKRQDPSRYDGEYALNDRPRLRELQLAFDRLWERAEPETRIRALKM, encoded by the coding sequence ATGAGTCCGCGCACGTTCCAACTTCGAGACGCCGACTATCAAGCCGACTTTCCCGCATTGCAGTCGATCCGCGAGCCGGTGTTCATCACCGAGCAACAGTTTCCGCTTGCGGAGGAATGGGATGCACTGGACCCGCTGTCCCGGCATGTGCTCGCGATCGATGCCGATGGCAAGCCGATCGCGACGGGTCGATTGACCCCGGAACACAAGATTGGCCGCATGGCGGTGCTGCCGGCTTGGCGTGGCGCCGGCGTGGGACTCGCGATCGTGCAGCGATTGATCGACATTGCGCGCGAGTTGGGCTATGAGTCGGTGTCGTTGCACTCGCAGATGCATGCGATCCCCTTCTACCAGCGCGCCGGCTTTGTGGCCGAAGGCGAGCCATTCGACGAGTGCGGCGCGCCGCATCAGAACATGCGATTGCCGCTCAAAGCGGCCAATCTCCCAGGCAAGGTACTGCAAGTGGATCGCGCTGCTTCCGTGCGGGCGGCGGCAATCGAGATTGCCAAATCGGCCCGACACGGTTTGTGCCTCGCCAGTCGCGAATTGGAATTCGAACTTTATGATGATGAAACATTCATCGAAGCCTTGAAAGCAGTCGCTTTGTCTGGCCGCGGGGCATTGGTCCGCTTGCTGATCGATGATGTGCGCCTGGCCCTGGAGCGCGATCACCGGCTGATTCAACTCGCCCAGCGCCTTTCCAGCAAGATCGAAGTCCGTCGGCCGAATCCTGAGTACGCCGGCAATGATCGTCCGGCGTTGCTCCTTAATGATCAGGGCGGCTGGCTGAAGCGACAAGACCCGAGTCGGTACGACGGCGAGTACGCCTTGAACGACCGCCCGCGTCTCCGCGAACTGCAGCTGGCATTCGATCGTCTGTGGGAGCGCGCCGAACCAGAAACCCGGATCCGTGCACTGAAAATGTAG
- a CDS encoding cupin domain-containing protein, producing the protein MTKALPIEVRASRGHLLGMPVAQFLKHYWQKHPLLIREAFPDFESPVSPNDLAGLALEPLALARIVTHDRKKDQWKLESGPFPEKRFARTGKKDWTLLVQDVDKWDPDIAALLEHFRFLPRWRIDDIMISYAVAGGSVGAHVDQYDVFLLQGMGHRRWQIDVDPNCPRDFRDDVELKLLKEFWPTHDWVLGPGDMLYLPPNVPHHGVAEDECLTISVGMRAPAIHEMLGDLADSFAEKLSEDQRLVDPDLRAANDPYDIDAAAIKRVRHSLAPLLALDDAALGNWFASFITRYRAAQEPAAPPRPLSLTQLGDRLNKQHLLTLHPYARMARLNRGRNAQVVIAGQTIDTDAEVYALLRERAVRGADWTRLNQVQRDLLHHLYRQGLMVLARDQR; encoded by the coding sequence ATGACAAAGGCCTTGCCCATTGAAGTCCGTGCCAGCCGAGGCCACCTGCTCGGCATGCCCGTCGCGCAGTTCTTGAAACACTACTGGCAAAAGCATCCACTGCTGATACGCGAGGCGTTTCCGGATTTCGAGAGCCCGGTGAGCCCGAACGACCTAGCCGGTCTGGCGCTCGAGCCGTTGGCGCTTGCGCGAATCGTCACGCATGATCGCAAGAAGGACCAATGGAAGCTCGAATCAGGTCCGTTCCCGGAAAAGCGTTTTGCACGCACGGGCAAGAAGGACTGGACGCTCTTGGTTCAAGACGTTGACAAATGGGACCCGGACATTGCCGCCCTGCTCGAGCACTTTCGATTTCTGCCACGCTGGCGGATCGACGACATCATGATTTCCTACGCTGTCGCGGGCGGTTCGGTCGGCGCGCATGTCGATCAATATGATGTGTTTCTGCTGCAAGGCATGGGCCATCGCCGGTGGCAGATCGATGTTGACCCGAACTGTCCGCGGGACTTCCGTGACGATGTTGAACTCAAGCTGCTGAAAGAATTCTGGCCGACCCACGATTGGGTGCTCGGTCCTGGCGACATGTTGTATCTGCCGCCGAACGTGCCGCATCATGGCGTAGCGGAAGACGAGTGTCTGACGATCTCGGTGGGCATGCGTGCACCAGCCATTCACGAGATGCTGGGTGACCTCGCCGATTCCTTCGCCGAAAAGCTGAGCGAAGATCAACGCCTGGTCGACCCAGACCTGCGCGCTGCCAACGATCCGTACGACATCGACGCCGCTGCGATCAAGCGCGTGCGCCACAGTCTGGCGCCGCTCTTGGCGCTCGACGACGCGGCGCTGGGCAACTGGTTCGCCAGTTTCATCACCCGCTACCGCGCCGCGCAGGAACCAGCGGCACCGCCCAGACCTTTGAGCTTGACGCAACTCGGCGATCGGCTGAACAAGCAACATTTGCTGACGCTGCATCCTTATGCGCGCATGGCCAGGCTCAATCGCGGGCGGAACGCACAGGTTGTGATCGCCGGCCAGACCATTGACACGGATGCCGAGGTCTATGCATTGCTTCGCGAACGCGCCGTACGTGGCGCCGACTGGACGCGACTGAACCAAGTCCAGCGTGATCTGCTGCACCACTTGTATCGGCAGGGCCTGATGGTGCTGGCACGGGACCAACGTTGA
- the gspK gene encoding type II secretion system minor pseudopilin GspK: MTPITRRPRGIALIIIVLLIAVGLIIAANLIESNQLAQARARNLTRELQARQYASGLEAWGKDVLARDGSAGAFDHAEDAWAQTMPPMEVPGGRVTGRMRELNGCLNINNLVQNGQPDALTRSRFERLVDELRLSRDLIDALTDWVDPDTVPLNRGAEDSVYSARTPPYRAANQAMLDLSELRLIRGVDAKVFALLSPHVCALPPGAPINLNTATDLVWVAVVPGMTQAQAANLSDHGRARFRELAGIEQQLTGLSLHVDQQRGLGVQSTHFLAQADVELDGTPFRYYFRIERVGELIRVDRRSRGVY, from the coding sequence ATGACGCCGATCACGCGACGCCCCCGAGGTATTGCACTCATCATCATTGTGCTGCTGATTGCGGTGGGATTGATCATCGCGGCGAATCTGATCGAGTCGAATCAGCTGGCGCAGGCGCGTGCCCGCAATCTGACGCGCGAACTACAGGCGCGGCAGTACGCAAGCGGGCTCGAAGCGTGGGGCAAAGACGTCCTGGCGCGGGACGGCAGCGCCGGCGCGTTTGATCACGCCGAAGACGCCTGGGCGCAAACCATGCCCCCGATGGAAGTGCCCGGTGGCCGCGTGACGGGTCGAATGCGGGAATTGAACGGTTGCCTGAACATCAACAACCTCGTCCAGAACGGGCAGCCGGACGCGCTGACCCGCTCGCGCTTCGAACGACTGGTTGACGAGCTCCGGCTCAGCCGCGACTTGATCGATGCGCTGACCGACTGGGTCGATCCCGATACCGTCCCGTTAAACCGCGGTGCCGAAGACTCGGTCTACAGTGCACGCACACCGCCCTACCGCGCAGCAAATCAGGCCATGCTTGATCTCTCCGAGCTACGCCTGATTCGCGGCGTCGATGCAAAGGTCTTTGCGTTGTTGAGTCCGCATGTCTGCGCCTTGCCGCCGGGTGCGCCGATTAATCTCAATACGGCTACCGATCTGGTGTGGGTCGCGGTCGTACCGGGAATGACCCAAGCCCAAGCGGCGAATCTCAGTGACCACGGGCGCGCCCGGTTTCGTGAATTGGCTGGGATCGAACAGCAGCTGACCGGTCTCAGCTTGCATGTAGACCAACAGCGCGGTCTGGGCGTGCAGAGCACGCATTTTCTGGCGCAGGCCGATGTCGAACTGGATGGCACACCGTTTCGCTACTACTTTCGGATCGAACGTGTCGGCGAACTGATCCGCGTGGACCGCCGCAGCCGTGGGGTCTACTGA